The following proteins are encoded in a genomic region of Ornithinibacillus sp. 4-3:
- a CDS encoding NAD(P)/FAD-dependent oxidoreductase, with product MYYDCAVIGGGPAGLNASLILGRGRKEVILFDNDAPRNSVAQESHNFITRDGIKPSEFRNLAHIDLRKYPTISIQKNRVLDIIQADSTFQIKTEDGRNYKVTTIILAAGLKDVLPEIEGIHDVYGTSLFPCPFCDGWELKDLPLVYIANGAHAFHGLKMISNWSEDIIVCTNGKASFSSDEKEILKEKQIEIIEDVILRLEGENGQLKTIHFQNGKELHREVGFVSYQMKQATPFGKRLGLELNEMGGIKTDLYGRTSMKGIYAAGDNANGPPQLIIAAGEGAKAAIGVISDFVEEVF from the coding sequence TTGTATTATGATTGCGCTGTGATTGGGGGAGGACCTGCTGGATTAAATGCTTCTCTCATTTTAGGAAGAGGGAGAAAAGAAGTTATTTTATTTGATAATGATGCACCACGTAATTCTGTAGCGCAGGAATCTCATAATTTTATTACGAGAGATGGGATCAAACCATCTGAGTTTAGAAACTTAGCTCATATAGATTTAAGAAAATACCCTACCATATCCATTCAAAAGAATCGGGTATTGGATATTATACAGGCTGATTCTACCTTCCAGATTAAAACAGAGGATGGCCGGAATTACAAAGTTACAACCATTATTCTGGCAGCAGGATTAAAAGATGTATTGCCTGAGATAGAGGGAATTCATGATGTTTATGGAACTAGCCTATTTCCTTGTCCTTTCTGTGATGGATGGGAGCTAAAAGATCTTCCATTGGTCTATATTGCTAATGGTGCACATGCCTTTCATGGTCTAAAAATGATTTCTAATTGGAGTGAGGACATCATTGTTTGCACAAATGGAAAAGCAAGCTTCAGTTCTGATGAAAAAGAAATATTAAAAGAGAAGCAAATCGAGATTATAGAAGATGTGATTTTAAGGTTAGAAGGGGAAAATGGACAATTAAAAACGATTCATTTTCAAAATGGTAAAGAACTTCATAGGGAAGTGGGATTTGTCTCTTATCAAATGAAGCAAGCTACACCTTTTGGTAAGCGTTTAGGGTTAGAGTTGAATGAAATGGGCGGAATTAAAACAGATTTATATGGACGTACAAGTATGAAGGGAATTTATGCAGCTGGAGATAATGCAAATGGTCCTCCACAGCTGATTATTGCAGCAGGTGAAGGAGCTAAAGCAGCAATAGGAGTAATTAGTGATTTCGTAGAAGAAGTATTTTAG
- the rpsN gene encoding 30S ribosomal protein S14 translates to MAKKSKIAKEKKRQQMVKQYAERRKELKAKGDYEELRKLPVDSSPTRLKNRCEITGRPHGYLRKFKMSRISFREYAHKGQIPGVRKASW, encoded by the coding sequence ATGGCTAAAAAATCAAAAATAGCTAAAGAGAAAAAACGTCAACAAATGGTTAAACAATATGCAGAGCGAAGAAAAGAGCTGAAAGCAAAAGGGGATTACGAAGAATTGCGTAAATTACCAGTAGATTCTTCACCAACCCGCCTAAAAAATCGTTGTGAGATTACAGGGAGACCACATGGCTATCTACGAAAATTCAAGATGTCCCGTATTTCTTTTAGAGAATATGCTCACAAAGGACAAATACCCGGCGTGAGAAAAGCTAGCTGGTAA
- a CDS encoding GTP-binding protein: MSIEKPIPVTILTGFLGAGKTTLLNKLLHDMSDQKVAVIINEFGDTSIDGQLVIPTREEIIEINSGCICCNVRGDLIHLLDNLIKQEKKLDRVIIETTGMANPAPVIQTFLMDEKTADYFEIDSVITMVDALHIGQHLQEEEPQQQIAFADILLINKVDLITEAEKIKLEKQLIQMNPNAQRFYTTYGDVDTKDLIGHRSFELDHVLNIDPNLLTETHHHHHNHEVTSFVLQEDRPLDLDKVNRWFAYLVRVKGESLYRYKGILNIKQLEQKVAFQGVHMLFAGTEEELWGKEEKRKSEVVFIGKNLDHEELKKGFQKCLAI; this comes from the coding sequence TTGTCAATTGAAAAACCAATTCCTGTAACTATTTTAACTGGTTTCTTAGGCGCTGGGAAAACGACATTGTTAAATAAATTACTACATGATATGTCAGATCAGAAGGTTGCTGTTATCATCAATGAATTTGGTGATACATCCATTGACGGTCAACTGGTGATACCGACAAGAGAAGAAATCATCGAAATAAACAGTGGCTGTATTTGTTGTAATGTGCGAGGAGATTTAATCCATTTATTAGATAATTTGATCAAACAAGAGAAAAAATTGGATCGAGTAATCATTGAAACAACAGGCATGGCTAATCCTGCTCCAGTTATTCAAACATTTTTAATGGATGAAAAAACGGCAGATTATTTTGAAATCGACAGTGTGATTACAATGGTCGATGCCCTGCATATAGGGCAACATTTACAAGAGGAGGAGCCGCAGCAGCAAATTGCGTTTGCAGATATTTTGCTTATCAATAAGGTAGATTTAATCACAGAAGCTGAAAAAATAAAGCTAGAAAAACAGCTGATTCAAATGAATCCAAATGCACAGCGATTCTATACCACTTATGGAGATGTTGATACTAAAGATTTAATCGGTCATAGATCGTTTGAACTGGATCATGTATTAAATATTGATCCTAATTTGTTAACTGAAACACATCACCATCATCATAATCATGAAGTAACATCTTTTGTATTACAGGAGGATCGTCCGCTTGATTTAGATAAAGTAAATAGGTGGTTTGCTTATTTAGTCCGTGTTAAAGGAGAAAGTTTATATCGCTACAAAGGTATCCTTAATATCAAACAATTGGAGCAAAAGGTAGCTTTTCAGGGAGTGCATATGTTGTTCGCAGGAACAGAAGAAGAGCTTTGGGGAAAAGAAGAGAAAAGGAAAAGCGAGGTCGTATTTATTGGGAAAAACCTAGATCATGAGGAATTGAAAAAAGGCTTTCAAAAGTGCCTTGCTATATAA
- the dcd gene encoding dCTP deaminase, producing the protein MILSGKTIQDHVNDNLISITPFQEISIQPASVDLRLGKEFLIVDDVSSPYLSTEQPANYREMEVTEEGVIMIPPQTFVLGTTLEQISLPNQLTAFVEGRSSIGRLGVFIQNAGWIDPGFSGQITLELFNANRVPVKLEVGMRVCQLVIAQVDQETEGYQGKYLFQKGTTPSRVYLDPEKKKQ; encoded by the coding sequence ATGATTTTATCGGGAAAAACAATTCAAGACCATGTAAATGACAATTTGATATCTATTACTCCGTTTCAAGAAATAAGTATTCAACCTGCTTCTGTTGATTTGCGTCTTGGTAAGGAATTTTTAATCGTTGATGATGTTTCTAGTCCTTATTTGTCTACTGAACAGCCTGCAAATTATCGGGAAATGGAAGTGACGGAGGAAGGGGTTATCATGATTCCTCCACAAACTTTTGTACTTGGAACTACATTAGAGCAAATTAGCTTACCTAATCAATTAACTGCTTTTGTAGAGGGTAGAAGTTCTATAGGAAGACTTGGTGTTTTTATTCAAAATGCAGGATGGATTGATCCAGGGTTCTCTGGGCAAATTACGCTAGAGTTATTTAACGCAAATCGTGTACCAGTAAAGCTAGAAGTAGGCATGCGTGTTTGCCAATTAGTTATTGCACAAGTGGATCAAGAAACAGAAGGATACCAAGGGAAATACTTATTTCAAAAAGGAACTACACCAAGTAGAGTGTATTTGGATCCCGAAAAAAAGAAGCAATAA
- a CDS encoding BCCT family transporter produces MDQSDKKFSTVFTYAASFVGILVVLGVVFPDQFGEVSGAIGSWITEHFGWYYLTVFTFILLFCIFLGLSPIGKLRLGQPTDRPEFKTVSWLAMLFSAGMGIGLVFYGTHEPIAHYLAPPTADPETTAAVVEAMRASFLHYGLHPWAIYAIVGLALAYAQFRKGEVGLLSKTLRPIFGDKVDGTLGNVVDILAVFATVIGVAVSLGVGTIQINGGLNYLFGLPVNGIVQGIIIAVITALFLYSAWSGLSKGIQYLSNLNMILAGLLFTAIMIIGPTVLIMNIATSATGDYLTTFFYTSLDPAPLNAQKHEWLENWTIYYWGWWMSWSPFVGIFIARVSKGRTIREFVFAVLLVPTVVAILWFSAFGITGISTGVDAPEIFNLPPETQLFGVFNELPFGFLLSTFAVLLIMSFFITSADSATFVLGMQTSFGRLTPANAIKIIWGLSLAAIAYVLLLAGGETGLNALQSAAIISAFPFSIVVILMAIAFYKDADAERKRVFPPRQPRTRTPKAPKPPKPRAPKPPKVSRKSRKQTEV; encoded by the coding sequence ATGGATCAAAGTGACAAGAAATTCTCAACGGTATTTACATATGCGGCATCTTTTGTTGGCATATTAGTGGTTTTAGGTGTAGTTTTTCCTGATCAATTTGGAGAAGTATCTGGAGCAATTGGGTCATGGATTACAGAACACTTCGGTTGGTATTATCTTACAGTTTTTACCTTCATTTTACTTTTCTGCATCTTCTTAGGACTTAGTCCAATTGGAAAACTTAGACTAGGTCAACCTACAGATAGACCGGAATTTAAAACCGTATCATGGTTAGCTATGTTGTTCAGTGCAGGTATGGGAATTGGTTTGGTTTTCTATGGAACCCATGAACCTATTGCGCATTACTTAGCTCCACCTACTGCTGATCCGGAAACTACAGCAGCAGTGGTTGAAGCCATGCGTGCTTCTTTTCTTCATTATGGATTACACCCTTGGGCGATTTACGCTATAGTTGGGCTTGCTTTAGCTTATGCGCAGTTTAGAAAAGGTGAAGTAGGTTTACTTTCTAAAACTTTACGACCTATTTTTGGAGATAAAGTTGATGGAACCTTAGGAAATGTTGTTGATATTTTAGCTGTATTTGCGACAGTTATTGGAGTAGCTGTATCCTTAGGTGTTGGTACTATTCAAATTAATGGTGGACTGAACTATCTTTTTGGTCTTCCAGTTAATGGAATAGTTCAAGGAATCATTATTGCTGTTATTACTGCGCTATTTTTATATAGTGCTTGGAGTGGATTAAGTAAAGGAATTCAATATTTAAGTAATTTAAATATGATTTTAGCCGGATTATTATTTACGGCTATTATGATTATTGGTCCAACCGTGTTAATCATGAATATAGCAACAAGTGCAACAGGAGATTATTTAACAACCTTCTTTTACACGAGTTTAGACCCTGCACCATTGAATGCGCAAAAGCATGAATGGTTGGAGAACTGGACGATTTATTATTGGGGTTGGTGGATGAGCTGGAGTCCTTTTGTAGGTATATTTATTGCTAGGGTATCAAAAGGGCGTACCATTCGCGAATTCGTATTTGCTGTATTATTAGTTCCAACCGTTGTAGCTATCCTTTGGTTCAGTGCTTTCGGGATTACTGGAATTAGTACAGGAGTAGATGCGCCAGAAATATTTAATTTACCACCTGAAACACAGTTATTTGGTGTCTTTAATGAGTTGCCATTTGGCTTTCTTTTATCTACATTTGCCGTGTTATTAATTATGTCGTTCTTTATTACATCTGCAGATTCTGCAACATTTGTTTTGGGAATGCAGACTTCATTTGGAAGATTAACCCCTGCAAATGCAATAAAAATTATTTGGGGATTATCTTTAGCAGCTATTGCTTATGTATTATTATTAGCAGGTGGAGAAACAGGATTGAATGCTTTACAATCAGCAGCCATTATATCTGCATTTCCATTTAGTATCGTAGTGATATTAATGGCTATAGCTTTCTACAAAGATGCGGACGCAGAGAGAAAAAGAGTATTTCCACCAAGGCAGCCGAGAACAAGAACACCAAAAGCGCCGAAGCCACCGAAGCCTAGAGCGCCAAAACCGCCAAAAGTATCTAGAAAATCAAGAAAACAAACTGAAGTATAA
- a CDS encoding GDSL-type esterase/lipase family protein encodes MKKIIMKSRILPMIFALLIIWTPMTVLAEKREKIEIHYISLGDSLAAGLLYDGEHGDGYVGDIVKTLITNGYQVNMVNKGVSGFTSSEVLETLPNNKELSKADIVTISVGANDLLKALDIPKFIMFNSKYLNAASNEKMKREIKNTLVEAIKVAEGSLDKVSIDKIERKVMDLLEKYPDLLSPNISAALQLIIDNLENTEENIEAAKLKIAETKGNLEGNGVDDVGILKAALINLEAASSNMQTIIEILNISEELKNEVEELKNMASPLKAAIDDIKGLEDDLNKYLEQVAEIEYLINNAQEVQQIMLNIPSTIANVGQNLEQTIATIQQANPNVHIYVLGYYNALPYLPANLQQIILPLINALNQEIQETTTATGSMFVPTFAFFEKNYETYLPNKFDIHPNNEGYQVIAGAFMSKISQAFPDITEPSTPEQ; translated from the coding sequence TTGAAAAAAATAATTATGAAGTCGCGAATATTGCCTATGATATTCGCTCTATTAATTATATGGACACCAATGACAGTGCTAGCAGAGAAAAGGGAAAAGATAGAAATTCATTATATTTCATTGGGTGATTCTTTGGCTGCGGGGCTATTATATGATGGAGAACACGGCGATGGTTATGTTGGTGATATTGTTAAGACTTTAATTACTAATGGATATCAGGTAAATATGGTCAATAAAGGCGTATCAGGTTTTACGTCATCAGAAGTTTTAGAGACATTACCAAATAATAAAGAGCTCTCTAAAGCAGATATTGTCACAATCAGTGTTGGTGCAAATGATTTACTAAAAGCATTAGATATACCAAAATTTATCATGTTTAATTCAAAATATTTGAATGCAGCATCTAATGAAAAAATGAAAAGAGAAATTAAAAATACTTTAGTAGAAGCGATTAAGGTAGCAGAAGGATCTTTAGATAAAGTATCCATAGATAAAATTGAAAGAAAAGTAATGGATCTTCTAGAAAAATATCCAGATTTATTATCTCCAAATATAAGCGCAGCACTACAATTGATTATAGATAATCTAGAAAACACGGAAGAAAATATAGAAGCTGCAAAGTTAAAAATAGCTGAAACAAAAGGAAATCTTGAAGGAAATGGAGTAGATGATGTAGGCATATTAAAGGCCGCATTGATTAATCTGGAAGCTGCTTCAAGTAATATGCAGACAATCATTGAAATATTAAATATATCGGAAGAACTTAAAAATGAAGTAGAAGAACTTAAAAATATGGCTTCTCCTTTAAAAGCAGCTATAGATGATATAAAAGGTTTAGAAGATGATTTAAATAAATATTTGGAGCAAGTAGCAGAAATCGAGTATTTAATAAATAATGCACAAGAGGTACAGCAAATCATGTTGAATATTCCATCCACTATAGCAAATGTTGGTCAAAATCTTGAACAAACAATAGCTACTATCCAGCAAGCAAATCCAAATGTTCATATTTATGTGTTAGGCTATTATAATGCATTACCTTATTTACCAGCAAATCTACAACAAATTATCCTGCCATTAATAAATGCTTTAAATCAAGAAATACAAGAAACTACAACTGCAACAGGATCAATGTTTGTACCTACTTTTGCATTCTTTGAAAAAAATTATGAGACATACCTTCCTAACAAATTTGATATTCATCCAAATAATGAGGGATACCAAGTAATTGCAGGTGCATTTATGAGTAAGATAAGTCAAGCTTTCCCAGATATTACAGAACCTTCAACACCAGAACAGTAA
- a CDS encoding glycosyltransferase produces MVNISLCMIVKNEEEVLCQCLDSVKGICDEIIIVDTGSTDSTKEIAKKYTDKVIDFTWVDDFSAARNFAFDQATSSYILWLDADDVLEREEQKKFQKLKEELDDSVDAVSMLYHIAFDEFGNPTFSYRRNRLVKRECCFKWIEPVHEYLDVSGNIIASDIAITHRKSDKSNIDPANDRNLKIYERRLEQGEVFSPRALFYYANELKDHGFYQKAVIYYREFLATRKGWVEDEIRACINMATCYRMLGNAEKEIEALALSIVYDVPRPEVSCRIGDLFKEKHLFRKAIIWYQLAIEIELDDHQGFQQQSYSTWYPHLQLCVCYWQIGEKGLAEEHNQKAKYYRPNDEQVLYNEAFFKAFKEKHVQEKI; encoded by the coding sequence ATGGTAAATATAAGTCTTTGTATGATTGTTAAAAATGAGGAAGAGGTGTTGTGTCAATGTTTGGATAGTGTAAAGGGAATCTGTGATGAAATAATTATTGTAGATACTGGTTCAACCGATAGTACGAAGGAAATTGCAAAGAAATACACAGATAAAGTCATTGATTTCACATGGGTAGATGATTTCTCCGCTGCGAGAAACTTTGCATTTGATCAAGCAACCTCTTCCTATATTTTATGGCTGGATGCAGATGATGTATTGGAAAGGGAAGAACAAAAGAAATTCCAAAAATTAAAGGAAGAGCTAGATGATTCAGTGGATGCGGTATCGATGCTTTACCATATTGCTTTTGATGAATTTGGTAATCCAACCTTTAGTTATCGAAGAAATCGTTTAGTAAAACGGGAATGTTGTTTTAAATGGATTGAACCTGTACATGAATATTTGGACGTGTCTGGAAATATTATCGCTTCTGATATTGCTATTACACATCGTAAATCAGATAAATCGAATATAGATCCCGCGAACGATCGCAATTTGAAAATATATGAAAGACGATTGGAACAAGGAGAAGTATTTAGTCCAAGAGCTTTATTTTATTATGCAAATGAATTAAAGGATCATGGGTTTTATCAGAAAGCGGTTATTTATTATCGGGAATTTTTGGCTACAAGAAAAGGCTGGGTGGAAGATGAAATTCGGGCTTGCATTAATATGGCTACATGTTACCGAATGTTAGGCAATGCGGAGAAAGAAATTGAGGCACTTGCACTATCTATTGTCTATGATGTTCCAAGACCCGAGGTTTCTTGCCGAATTGGAGACTTATTCAAGGAAAAACATTTATTTCGAAAGGCAATCATTTGGTACCAATTAGCAATAGAGATAGAACTAGACGATCATCAAGGATTTCAGCAGCAGAGTTATTCCACATGGTATCCACATCTCCAGCTTTGTGTTTGTTATTGGCAGATAGGGGAGAAGGGGTTGGCTGAAGAGCATAATCAAAAAGCTAAATATTATCGTCCCAATGATGAGCAGGTTTTGTATAATGAAGCGTTCTTTAAAGCGTTTAAGGAAAAGCATGTGCAAGAGAAGATTTAA
- a CDS encoding polysaccharide pyruvyl transferase family protein, translating into MNKKILYIGWIGYRNLGDDLMWNSFYSLVKKYFASKPITVIPSFPSVNIQELEPYDTVVLGGGSLISPAYIQLLHKAIKMKKKVVIWGSGIDRIPETVLQAIQQGKKPPAIQRFKGEEIRQLREVLLKADFVGVRGPYTKKVLEVLTGVETVPIIGDPGLLLTHSSTEAKAKKQIGINWGTTGNNLYGTNEKRLEKELVQATKKLIAKGYQISIYAVWDKDFPACRSFYKQIDDSENVIFEEKLYTEEELMKKLSNCLLTINFKLHPNLLSLSAGVPAIALGYRFKVFDLFSSLDLEHFVLSTSEEQMDEKIAQLVDTIIHEEENIKETYQGKQDVYQPLIEKAFIECFLW; encoded by the coding sequence ATGAATAAAAAAATTTTATATATTGGCTGGATTGGCTATCGAAATTTAGGTGATGACTTGATGTGGAATAGCTTTTATTCTTTAGTCAAAAAGTATTTTGCATCTAAACCAATAACCGTTATTCCTTCCTTTCCATCTGTAAATATTCAGGAATTAGAACCTTATGATACAGTTGTTTTAGGCGGAGGTTCTTTAATTTCACCTGCGTACATCCAGCTTTTACACAAGGCGATAAAAATGAAAAAGAAAGTAGTCATCTGGGGTAGTGGGATTGACCGTATTCCTGAGACAGTATTGCAAGCAATCCAGCAAGGAAAAAAGCCTCCAGCTATTCAACGTTTTAAGGGAGAAGAAATTAGGCAATTACGTGAAGTTCTTTTAAAAGCAGACTTTGTTGGAGTAAGAGGACCATATACAAAGAAAGTGCTTGAAGTATTAACTGGAGTAGAAACAGTTCCAATTATTGGTGATCCTGGATTATTATTAACACATTCCTCTACGGAAGCTAAAGCAAAAAAGCAAATCGGAATTAATTGGGGAACAACCGGAAATAACTTGTATGGCACTAATGAAAAGAGATTGGAAAAAGAATTAGTGCAGGCAACAAAGAAATTAATAGCCAAGGGTTATCAAATATCTATTTATGCTGTGTGGGATAAAGATTTTCCTGCGTGTCGGAGTTTTTATAAACAAATAGATGATTCGGAAAATGTCATATTTGAAGAGAAACTCTATACAGAAGAAGAACTGATGAAGAAGTTATCTAATTGTTTGTTGACGATTAATTTTAAATTACATCCTAATTTATTATCTTTATCTGCTGGTGTGCCAGCGATTGCATTAGGGTATCGATTTAAAGTGTTTGATTTATTCTCCTCTCTTGACTTGGAACATTTTGTTTTATCAACAAGTGAAGAACAAATGGATGAAAAAATAGCTCAACTTGTTGATACAATAATTCATGAAGAAGAAAATATAAAAGAAACATATCAGGGCAAACAAGATGTTTACCAACCTCTTATTGAAAAAGCTTTTATAGAATGCTTCCTATGGTAA
- a CDS encoding glycosyltransferase — translation MDQKKLLICYGRTSFTPGRYLEDAFRNIGVKIDVYTSLIDFSKIAIDRYNAVLFIESPALPPVKVKNIHLAKLPKLFWIHHGENRLTTNKGLIHRYQPDLILMSHSLHLAKHFPVPAKFFPFAMAKHIFNHDTPLKNRPVDITSVGTLDINMYQKRIQAIKKIKEKFQANYQLSFNKRVFLHDLAKAYGQSKLIINHTADTIKSLNMRIFEGVGCSSLVLTDEVPKLDSLFEDGKHLVLFDSHQNLMEKIDYYLTHLDEAQVIASAGYQHLLHHHTYEHRAKTLLDWIEKGLQP, via the coding sequence ATGGATCAGAAAAAACTCTTGATATGTTATGGGCGAACAAGCTTCACACCCGGGAGATATTTAGAGGACGCTTTTCGAAATATTGGTGTAAAGATAGATGTATACACATCCTTGATTGATTTTTCAAAGATTGCCATTGATAGGTATAACGCTGTTCTATTTATTGAAAGTCCTGCTCTCCCTCCAGTTAAAGTAAAGAATATCCATCTGGCAAAACTGCCAAAATTGTTTTGGATTCATCATGGAGAAAACCGACTCACAACAAATAAGGGATTAATTCACCGATACCAGCCGGATCTTATATTAATGTCACACTCCTTGCATTTAGCAAAACATTTTCCTGTACCAGCCAAATTCTTTCCATTTGCAATGGCAAAGCATATTTTTAATCATGATACACCTCTTAAGAATAGACCTGTTGATATTACCTCCGTTGGAACATTAGACATTAATATGTATCAAAAACGGATACAAGCTATTAAAAAAATAAAAGAAAAATTTCAAGCAAATTATCAATTATCTTTTAATAAACGCGTATTCCTACATGATCTTGCTAAAGCTTATGGGCAATCCAAGCTCATTATCAACCATACAGCAGATACTATTAAAAGTCTTAATATGCGTATTTTTGAAGGGGTAGGCTGTAGTTCCCTTGTACTAACCGATGAGGTTCCTAAATTAGATTCCTTATTTGAAGATGGCAAGCATCTTGTTTTGTTTGATTCCCACCAAAACCTTATGGAGAAAATTGATTACTATCTAACACATCTTGATGAAGCTCAAGTAATTGCATCAGCAGGTTATCAGCATCTTCTTCACCACCATACCTATGAGCATAGAGCAAAAACTTTATTAGATTGGATAGAAAAAGGATTACAGCCATAA
- a CDS encoding glycosyltransferase, with amino-acid sequence MKKLKLLFMTRDDQTYTVPASYYFIQELQKITELHVSHQSGNIQKILDDIQFEPDFIFFNDYLENGSPIVTGLQDLSLPFAVGLHDLHFQRPLRKTMIEKENIQHVFTFYRDKFLQWYPEFASLMHWLPHHAHEEIYKDYKLKKDISILLTGSVLEDFYPLRAMMQMRLKNRDDFVHYPHPGYRKILKGEKNVFVGENYAKELNRSKIVLTCDSVFKYPLMKYFEITACNALLIASYSKELGDLGFIPGVNFVAIDELCFEEQIDYYLNHEKERKIIAHNGMMLTKERHTTKIRAVEFLTKIESILKQTSSGK; translated from the coding sequence ATGAAAAAGTTAAAGCTGTTATTTATGACACGTGATGATCAAACCTACACCGTTCCTGCATCATATTACTTTATCCAAGAGCTTCAAAAAATAACCGAATTACATGTATCTCATCAATCTGGTAACATCCAGAAGATTCTTGATGATATCCAGTTTGAACCAGACTTTATCTTTTTTAATGATTATTTAGAAAATGGTTCTCCAATTGTAACAGGACTTCAGGATTTAAGTCTCCCCTTTGCAGTTGGGTTGCATGATTTACACTTTCAAAGGCCTTTACGAAAAACAATGATTGAAAAGGAAAATATTCAGCATGTTTTTACCTTTTATCGGGATAAGTTTTTGCAGTGGTACCCTGAATTTGCATCCCTTATGCACTGGCTGCCACATCATGCTCATGAAGAAATTTATAAAGACTATAAATTAAAAAAAGATATAAGTATCTTGCTTACAGGTTCCGTTTTAGAGGATTTTTATCCGTTACGTGCCATGATGCAGATGCGCCTAAAAAATAGAGATGACTTTGTCCATTATCCACATCCAGGTTACCGGAAAATTTTAAAGGGAGAAAAAAATGTCTTCGTAGGAGAAAATTATGCTAAGGAGTTGAACCGTTCTAAAATCGTTTTAACATGTGATTCTGTTTTTAAATATCCATTAATGAAGTATTTTGAAATTACAGCTTGTAATGCCCTACTAATTGCCAGTTATTCTAAAGAATTAGGTGATTTAGGATTTATACCTGGTGTTAATTTTGTTGCAATTGACGAACTCTGCTTTGAAGAACAAATTGATTATTATCTAAATCATGAAAAAGAAAGAAAAATAATCGCCCATAACGGCATGATGCTGACAAAAGAAAGACATACAACCAAAATACGTGCTGTGGAATTCCTGACAAAGATAGAATCTATTTTAAAGCAAACATCTTCAGGAAAATAA
- a CDS encoding polysaccharide pyruvyl transferase family protein, giving the protein MKRVLYIGWIGYNNLGDELMYECFKEEFYKLGNSYKLDLVNNEKRYLDNANLADYDLIVLGGGSILSGADYPIQPYIIDTLYRALQLNKKIMIWGSGIDWVPKSYISDAKIDFLKTTESFRKKLNTVFDQSVWSGVRGPLSQQVLQQVGVKNEVLISGDPAFLLSDPMNKNLFPPPFLADDKVIGVNWGTSYHRIYGGNEFTLEDRFANALNQLVEKGYKIYFYIMWETDLEPTKRLAAKLTDQSAYKLDEKLYSADRLMALMKHFVFTINFKLHASYLSLAAQVPFIALAYRFKAFDFALSILLEELAIATDEVNLADQIISLEEKILKESSDIIEIMEKHKQYYRSKLKEPFEQGLYI; this is encoded by the coding sequence ATGAAACGTGTTTTATATATAGGCTGGATTGGTTATAACAATTTAGGCGATGAATTAATGTATGAATGTTTTAAAGAAGAATTCTACAAGCTAGGGAATTCATATAAACTTGATTTGGTAAATAATGAAAAACGTTATCTCGATAATGCAAACCTCGCCGATTATGATTTGATTGTACTTGGCGGTGGCTCTATTTTAAGTGGTGCAGATTATCCGATTCAGCCTTATATTATTGATACTTTATATCGGGCATTACAATTGAATAAAAAAATCATGATTTGGGGATCAGGTATTGATTGGGTACCTAAGTCTTATATTTCAGATGCAAAAATCGATTTTCTAAAAACAACAGAGTCATTTCGTAAAAAGCTAAATACGGTTTTTGATCAAAGTGTCTGGAGTGGTGTCAGAGGCCCATTATCACAACAAGTATTACAGCAAGTTGGTGTAAAAAATGAGGTTCTCATCAGTGGAGATCCTGCATTTTTATTATCAGATCCTATGAATAAAAATTTATTCCCTCCCCCATTTCTTGCTGACGATAAAGTAATTGGTGTGAATTGGGGGACTTCCTATCATCGTATCTATGGTGGAAATGAATTCACGCTAGAGGATCGATTTGCCAATGCTTTAAATCAACTGGTTGAGAAAGGTTATAAGATTTATTTTTATATTATGTGGGAAACAGATCTTGAGCCGACCAAACGTTTAGCCGCTAAATTAACTGACCAATCTGCTTATAAATTAGATGAGAAACTTTATTCAGCAGACAGGTTAATGGCTTTAATGAAGCATTTTGTTTTTACAATTAATTTTAAATTGCATGCAAGCTACCTCTCCCTTGCAGCTCAAGTGCCTTTTATTGCATTAGCATATCGTTTTAAAGCATTTGACTTTGCTCTTTCTATTCTTTTGGAAGAACTGGCTATCGCAACAGATGAGGTAAATTTAGCTGATCAGATTATTTCATTGGAAGAAAAAATCTTGAAAGAGTCTTCTGATATTATTGAAATCATGGAGAAGCATAAGCAATACTATCGCTCAAAATTGAAAGAACCATTTGAGCAAGGCTTATATATATAA